In Thalassotalea sp. Sam97, a single window of DNA contains:
- a CDS encoding peptidylprolyl isomerase, with product MTTLVGLTFSVSAVSAEQTVQQKWRTVEQDNILYLQTEHGTMTFELAEFFAPKHVDYIRQLVSDGFYDGLPFYRVIENFVVQGGDASQKRVSKVKQEMIAEQQRAIDKNTALNSSEFTLVQTPDLLAEQTGFINGFAVGRSISEQKEWLVHCPGVMNLARGNDLNSGTTDFAIMFGVSPRHLDRNMTIFARLLDGWQTLYQVTRTDSVTESDNKPTLISKAYLGSQQPTKEQQTWLVEDTSTQHFKDKLIKRRLYQHDFYHHKGNGNLDVCYQKVAVKKGSND from the coding sequence TAGTTGGTTTGACTTTTTCTGTTAGCGCGGTGTCTGCCGAACAAACAGTGCAACAAAAGTGGCGAACGGTAGAGCAAGATAACATCCTGTACTTGCAAACCGAACATGGCACCATGACGTTTGAACTGGCCGAATTCTTTGCGCCAAAGCATGTCGACTATATTCGCCAATTAGTTAGTGATGGTTTTTACGATGGTTTGCCGTTTTACCGGGTTATCGAAAACTTTGTGGTGCAAGGTGGTGATGCTAGCCAAAAAAGGGTAAGCAAAGTTAAACAGGAGATGATAGCAGAGCAGCAACGCGCAATTGATAAAAACACAGCGCTTAATAGCTCTGAGTTTACCCTAGTGCAAACTCCAGATTTGCTTGCTGAACAAACTGGCTTTATTAATGGCTTTGCCGTGGGGCGCTCAATTAGCGAACAAAAGGAATGGCTTGTGCATTGCCCTGGGGTAATGAATTTAGCGCGTGGTAATGATTTAAATTCTGGCACCACAGATTTTGCCATCATGTTTGGTGTTTCACCACGTCATCTTGATAGAAACATGACCATATTTGCCCGTTTACTTGATGGCTGGCAAACGCTCTATCAAGTAACGCGTACTGACTCTGTAACCGAGTCGGATAACAAGCCAACCTTAATTAGCAAAGCTTACCTTGGTTCACAGCAACCCACTAAAGAGCAACAAACATGGCTCGTAGAAGATACATCAACTCAGCATTTTAAAGATAAGCTTATCAAGCGGCGCTTATATCAGCATGATTTTTATCATCACAAAGGTAATGGCAATCTTGATGTGTGTTATCAAAAAGTAGCTGTTAAAAAAGGCTCAAACGATTAG
- a CDS encoding DEAD/DEAH box helicase, producing MSFDALGLSDNIVSALTEKGYQTPSPIQQQAIPAVLEGHDVMAAAQTGTGKTAGFTLPILQKLDNGKQVKANHIRTLILTPTRELAAQIGDNIATYSKNLSLSSYVVFGGVKINPQMMRLRKGVDILVATPGRLLDLYSQNAVKFNQVEVLVLDEADRMLDMGFINDIEKIIKQLPKNRQNLLFSATFSDDIRALAKGLVNDPVEISVTPANSTAKTIKQKIITTDKNKKPRLLSYLIGHNNWQQVLVFTKTKHGANRLTRHLEADGIKALAIHGNKSQGARTKALAQFKDGDIRVLVATDIAARGIDINELEQVVNFDLPHVAEDYIHRIGRSGRAGKAGNAISLVCFDEFKLLVAIERLTQKLLDREEIEGFEAANPVPKSHDIRPFKEKKPKKPKTPKTEHQDGQKSGANAEGHKPPAKNRKHGGRRDNPYAKNTGGKGRRSSGSSNSNSSNRGRSGRRITG from the coding sequence ATGAGTTTTGATGCACTAGGCCTATCCGACAACATCGTTTCGGCGTTAACGGAAAAAGGCTACCAAACCCCTTCGCCAATTCAACAACAAGCGATTCCTGCGGTTTTAGAAGGTCATGATGTTATGGCCGCGGCACAAACTGGCACAGGAAAAACGGCCGGTTTCACCTTACCGATTTTGCAAAAACTTGATAACGGTAAACAAGTTAAAGCCAACCATATTAGAACCCTAATCTTAACGCCAACTCGTGAGCTTGCCGCACAAATAGGCGATAACATTGCTACGTACTCTAAAAACCTTTCGCTAAGCAGCTATGTTGTTTTCGGCGGTGTGAAAATCAACCCGCAAATGATGCGTCTGCGTAAAGGTGTTGATATTTTAGTTGCCACACCAGGGCGATTATTAGATTTATATTCACAAAATGCCGTTAAGTTTAACCAAGTCGAAGTACTGGTGTTAGATGAAGCCGACCGAATGCTTGATATGGGCTTTATTAATGATATTGAAAAAATCATTAAGCAGTTACCTAAAAATCGCCAAAACTTGTTGTTTTCAGCAACGTTTTCTGATGATATTCGAGCGCTTGCCAAAGGCTTGGTCAATGATCCTGTGGAAATTTCAGTAACGCCGGCTAATTCCACAGCTAAAACCATTAAGCAAAAAATCATCACTACCGATAAAAACAAAAAGCCACGCTTATTATCGTACTTAATTGGTCATAACAATTGGCAACAAGTACTTGTTTTCACTAAAACCAAGCATGGTGCCAATCGCCTAACCCGCCATCTTGAAGCCGATGGTATCAAAGCCTTAGCAATTCATGGTAACAAAAGCCAAGGGGCCCGTACTAAAGCATTAGCACAGTTTAAAGACGGTGATATTCGTGTATTAGTAGCAACCGATATTGCAGCTCGTGGTATTGATATTAATGAGCTAGAACAAGTCGTTAACTTTGACTTACCACATGTCGCCGAAGACTACATTCACCGTATTGGTCGCAGTGGCCGCGCAGGTAAGGCTGGCAACGCTATTTCATTAGTGTGTTTTGACGAATTTAAACTGCTCGTCGCAATAGAGCGATTAACACAAAAACTATTAGATAGAGAAGAAATTGAAGGGTTTGAAGCGGCTAACCCTGTGCCTAAGTCACACGACATTAGACCGTTTAAAGAGAAGAAACCTAAGAAGCCTAAAACCCCGAAAACAGAGCATCAAGATGGGCAAAAAAGCGGAGCTAATGCCGAAGGCCATAAACCGCCAGCGAAAAACCGTAAACACGGTGGCCGACGTGACAACCCGTATGCGAAAAATACCGGCGGTAAAGGCCGACGCTCTTCAGGTTCATCCAACTCTAACTCATCCAATCGGGGTCGCTCTGGACGACGCATCACGGGTTAA
- a CDS encoding AmpG family muropeptide MFS transporter, whose product MSASEQSSPDNRSIIDNVFNKSIFICIFTGFSSGLPLFFLYQLLPGWLRNEGVSLAEIGLFSLIGIPYVWKFIWSPAMDRYTLPFLGRRRGWMLVTQVALLLSIAAFAYIDPAMSIWSVAYLAAAVAFFSASQDIVLDAYRRELLTDQQLGLGNSVHVQAYRLSGLVPGSLGFILADHMPWSLVFLVIAAFMLIGIILTLCIKEAHIEANPPKSLHDAVVLPFREFINREGLKSALFILSFLFLYKLGDNMATALQTPFFIDLGFSNTEIGVIAKTASLVAMTVGLAVGGIIMIKLSINRALWLFGFVQIISILGFAALSVIGDNNIALAFAMGFEYLGVGLGTAAFTAYIAKNTNPTFAATQFALFTALTALPRTFANASTGFIVEQLGWTSFFFVCTALAVPGMLMLFKVAPWHEKPNR is encoded by the coding sequence ATGTCCGCTTCAGAACAATCATCGCCGGATAACCGCTCCATTATCGATAATGTTTTCAATAAGAGCATCTTCATCTGTATTTTTACCGGCTTTAGTTCCGGATTACCGCTATTTTTCTTATATCAACTACTTCCAGGCTGGCTGAGAAATGAGGGCGTTAGCTTAGCTGAGATTGGCCTATTTTCACTAATTGGGATCCCATATGTATGGAAGTTCATTTGGTCACCGGCTATGGATCGCTATACCTTACCTTTTCTTGGTCGTCGTCGTGGATGGATGCTCGTTACCCAGGTAGCGCTACTATTATCAATAGCGGCTTTTGCTTATATTGACCCTGCTATGTCCATATGGAGCGTCGCCTATTTAGCTGCAGCCGTGGCATTTTTCAGTGCTAGCCAAGATATCGTCCTCGATGCTTACCGACGCGAATTACTCACCGATCAGCAACTCGGCTTAGGTAATTCGGTGCACGTGCAAGCTTATCGCTTATCTGGCTTAGTTCCTGGCTCCCTCGGCTTTATTTTAGCGGACCACATGCCGTGGTCTTTGGTGTTTCTTGTTATTGCAGCGTTTATGCTCATTGGCATTATATTAACCTTGTGTATAAAAGAAGCGCATATCGAAGCTAATCCGCCAAAATCACTGCACGACGCTGTCGTGTTACCATTTAGAGAGTTCATTAATCGCGAAGGACTTAAATCCGCGCTGTTTATCTTGTCATTTTTGTTCCTTTATAAACTTGGCGACAACATGGCAACCGCCTTACAGACTCCGTTTTTTATTGATTTAGGCTTCTCTAATACTGAAATCGGCGTGATTGCCAAGACGGCCTCGTTAGTGGCGATGACGGTTGGTTTAGCTGTCGGCGGTATCATTATGATCAAGCTAAGTATAAACCGTGCGCTGTGGTTATTTGGCTTTGTACAAATTATCTCTATACTGGGTTTTGCCGCGTTATCGGTAATTGGTGATAACAATATTGCCCTCGCCTTTGCTATGGGTTTTGAGTATTTAGGGGTTGGTTTGGGTACCGCTGCATTTACCGCTTACATCGCTAAAAATACCAACCCAACATTTGCAGCCACGCAATTTGCCCTATTTACTGCGCTTACTGCACTGCCACGGACATTTGCAAACGCCAGCACTGGCTTTATTGTTGAGCAACTTGGTTGGACGTCGTTTTTCTTTGTTTGTACAGCGTTAGCAGTCCCTGGCATGTTAATGCTGTTCAAAGTAGCACCGTGGCATGAAAAACCAAATAGGTGA
- a CDS encoding peptidylprolyl isomerase: MKRLFILISTLFLSFSSFAAKQKIIDPNNLYPQVKLETSMGVIIVELDRVKAPLAVNNFLWYVITKGYDNTVFHRVIEDFVVQGGGYDVNWIPRKEGEPIFNESGNGLKNEVGTIAMARQHDPHSANRQFYFNVGDNTELDPGRSWGYTVFGSVTFGDEVLTKMAAVETDFHEGQGWPDVPKEPIILLKATLLPADYIHSIE; the protein is encoded by the coding sequence ATGAAACGATTGTTTATCTTAATCAGTACACTATTCCTATCATTTAGCAGTTTTGCCGCAAAACAAAAAATCATCGATCCCAATAATTTGTACCCTCAGGTTAAGCTAGAAACGTCGATGGGAGTCATTATTGTCGAATTAGATCGCGTAAAAGCACCTTTAGCGGTTAATAACTTTTTGTGGTATGTGATCACCAAGGGCTATGATAATACGGTCTTTCACCGCGTCATAGAGGACTTTGTGGTACAAGGCGGTGGTTACGATGTGAATTGGATCCCGCGCAAAGAAGGTGAACCTATTTTTAATGAATCCGGCAATGGTCTTAAGAATGAAGTAGGTACCATCGCCATGGCACGCCAACATGATCCACATAGTGCTAATCGCCAGTTTTATTTTAATGTCGGTGACAACACTGAGCTAGATCCAGGGCGTAGTTGGGGCTATACCGTATTTGGTAGCGTTACCTTTGGTGACGAGGTGCTGACTAAAATGGCTGCAGTAGAAACCGACTTTCATGAAGGACAAGGTTGGCCCGATGTGCCGAAAGAGCCGATTATTTTGTTAAAAGCAACGTTACTCCCAGCGGATTATATTCACTCAATAGAATAA
- a CDS encoding YajG family lipoprotein: MKKNLLIAVVSAMCLFACAQEPSKINLNPIVKMDANKVYQQLNTKVSVYDLRKTAHVVEVLSANKPSVYINANGSLSSVLNSQFSEQLMSQGLTLGEGDDLLLQFQVERARTYVNQDVLDYRANTIIKLKVEAENAKQTLSKTYTLRATTRGALTADIDELQRDFNQQLGKIIVQVMQDQQLQQFIKG, translated from the coding sequence ATGAAAAAAAATCTATTGATCGCCGTTGTATCGGCCATGTGTTTATTTGCTTGCGCACAAGAACCAAGCAAAATTAACCTTAACCCTATCGTTAAAATGGATGCTAACAAGGTGTATCAGCAACTGAATACCAAGGTATCCGTCTATGACTTGCGTAAAACAGCGCACGTGGTTGAGGTATTATCGGCAAATAAACCTTCAGTGTACATTAATGCCAATGGTTCGTTATCTTCAGTATTAAATAGCCAGTTTAGCGAGCAGCTGATGTCACAAGGCTTAACACTAGGTGAAGGCGACGATTTATTATTGCAGTTTCAAGTAGAGCGCGCTCGCACCTATGTAAATCAAGACGTACTTGATTATCGTGCCAATACCATTATCAAATTAAAGGTAGAGGCCGAGAACGCGAAGCAAACGTTATCTAAAACCTATACGCTAAGAGCTACAACCCGTGGCGCACTAACAGCGGATATCGATGAATTACAGCGTGACTTTAATCAGCAATTGGGAAAAATCATCGTGCAAGTGATGCAAGACCAGCAATTGCAACAATTTATCAAAGGTTAA
- a CDS encoding methyltransferase has translation MLSPFIINDAPVHLDRFPLAQVNRSLQAWDAADEYLLSHLQDHNLLAKNQRIVIFNDSFGALAVNLAEHSLQLVNDSFISQQGILHNLEQNNVSTDDIRLLDSVSELDTSEPIDLILLKIPKSNSYLEYQLQQIQRIASASSKVISTARAKDIHTSTLKLFTKHLGETTTSLAVKKARLVFSQVDASNKRSLTQSKVWRLPNSNFDITNMANVFSRDSMDIGGGFLLDHLPAVNDGAQVADLGCGNGMLGLMMLANNPGCDMHFFDESHMAVASAKHNIINNVPELEQQCQFTVGDCLASSGNNKFDLILCNPPFHQQSAVTDHIAWQMFKESYKSLKNGGELRIIGNRQLGYHIKLKRLFNNCQTIASNKKFVVLSAKK, from the coding sequence ATGTTAAGCCCTTTTATCATCAACGATGCCCCTGTTCATTTAGATCGTTTCCCGTTAGCGCAAGTAAACCGCTCTTTGCAAGCCTGGGATGCTGCCGATGAATATCTGCTTAGCCATTTGCAAGACCATAACCTACTAGCAAAAAATCAACGCATTGTCATTTTTAACGACAGCTTTGGTGCATTGGCAGTGAACCTTGCTGAACACTCGCTACAGCTAGTCAATGATTCATTTATTTCGCAACAAGGTATTTTGCACAACTTAGAGCAAAACAACGTCAGCACAGATGATATCCGCTTGCTTGATAGCGTTAGTGAATTAGACACGAGCGAACCCATTGATTTAATTTTATTAAAAATCCCCAAAAGTAATAGCTATTTAGAATATCAATTGCAACAAATTCAGCGCATTGCAAGCGCTTCGAGCAAAGTCATCAGTACCGCACGAGCAAAAGATATTCATACCTCAACACTAAAACTGTTTACTAAACACCTCGGTGAAACAACCACGTCTCTGGCGGTCAAAAAAGCGCGTTTAGTGTTTAGCCAAGTCGATGCAAGCAATAAACGTTCACTAACGCAAAGCAAAGTTTGGCGTTTGCCAAACAGTAATTTTGACATCACCAATATGGCCAATGTTTTTTCCAGAGATAGTATGGATATTGGCGGTGGCTTTTTATTAGACCATTTACCAGCGGTCAACGACGGTGCGCAAGTAGCCGATTTAGGTTGTGGTAATGGCATGTTAGGCTTGATGATGCTGGCTAATAATCCTGGTTGTGACATGCACTTTTTTGATGAGTCACACATGGCCGTAGCATCGGCTAAACACAACATCATCAACAATGTACCTGAGCTTGAACAACAATGTCAGTTCACCGTTGGTGATTGTCTAGCAAGCAGTGGTAATAATAAATTTGATCTGATCCTTTGTAACCCGCCTTTTCATCAGCAAAGTGCGGTAACCGATCATATTGCGTGGCAAATGTTTAAAGAAAGTTACAAGTCTTTGAAAAATGGTGGTGAATTAAGGATAATAGGCAATCGCCAGCTTGGTTATCATATAAAATTGAAGCGGTTATTTAATAACTGCCAAACCATCGCTAGTAATAAAAAGTTTGTCGTATTGTCAGCGAAGAAGTAA
- a CDS encoding alpha-ketoglutarate-dependent dioxygenase AlkB: MQLQVDLSESRQLFAGQLCYFPNFLAGSADTLYQQLEQSLDWQQGHIKMFGKVIAIPRLQAWYGDDQAFYRYSGVTMHPLPWTPLLWQLKELCEQTCRAPFNSTLANYYRHQQDSMGWHSDNEKELGSAPVIASLSFGQARRFCLKHKSSGERFEILLQSGSLLIMQGQLQQQWQHALPKSSKAMQGRINLTYRYVFPR; the protein is encoded by the coding sequence ATGCAATTACAAGTCGACTTAAGTGAATCACGACAGTTATTCGCTGGACAGTTATGTTATTTTCCCAACTTTCTGGCCGGCTCTGCTGATACCTTGTATCAACAGCTTGAGCAGTCGCTTGATTGGCAACAAGGGCACATTAAAATGTTCGGTAAGGTGATAGCGATTCCTCGCTTGCAAGCGTGGTATGGTGATGATCAGGCATTCTATCGCTATTCAGGAGTTACCATGCACCCCTTGCCGTGGACACCGTTATTATGGCAACTAAAAGAGTTGTGTGAGCAGACATGTCGAGCACCTTTCAACTCAACACTGGCAAACTATTATCGTCATCAGCAAGATAGTATGGGCTGGCATAGTGATAACGAAAAAGAATTAGGTAGCGCACCTGTTATTGCCTCATTGTCATTTGGGCAAGCTCGGCGCTTTTGTTTGAAACACAAAAGCAGTGGAGAACGATTCGAAATATTATTACAATCTGGCAGCTTGTTGATTATGCAGGGACAACTACAACAACAGTGGCAACATGCATTACCCAAATCAAGTAAAGCAATGCAAGGCCGTATTAACTTAACCTACCGTTATGTCTTTCCTCGCTAA
- the bolA gene encoding transcriptional regulator BolA produces MTVASIIETKLNDYFQPVHLQVINESYMHNVPEGSESHFKVIVVSDKFNGQRLLARHRQVNEVLADELANTIHALAMHTYTPDQWQEMNPTMVPNSPDCLGGSKK; encoded by the coding sequence ATGACTGTCGCCAGTATCATCGAAACTAAATTAAACGATTACTTTCAACCCGTTCACTTGCAAGTGATTAATGAAAGTTACATGCACAATGTTCCTGAAGGCAGTGAGTCACACTTTAAAGTGATTGTTGTATCAGATAAATTCAATGGCCAACGTTTGCTGGCACGTCACCGTCAGGTGAATGAAGTGCTTGCTGACGAGTTGGCAAACACTATTCATGCGCTAGCAATGCACACCTACACGCCAGACCAGTGGCAGGAAATGAATCCGACGATGGTGCCAAACTCGCCGGACTGTCTTGGTGGTAGCAAAAAGTAA
- a CDS encoding TRAP transporter small permease subunit has product MSHSAFCSLLLRYTRLVDTFTEHLGRVIAWLTLIIVLLTFAIVVLRYGFNLGWIALQEAVLYAHGCIFMLGAAFTLKHDGHVRVDIFYQRFSYQKKALVNLLGTIFLLLPVCVFIGYISFDYIALSWRILEKSNEPGGLPLVYLNKTLILLLVVTLSLQGLAELCRNAHILLTRSQSSSTADDATQEGR; this is encoded by the coding sequence ATGTCCCACTCTGCTTTTTGCTCATTGCTGCTGCGCTACACCCGCTTGGTGGATACCTTTACTGAGCATCTTGGTCGCGTTATTGCTTGGCTGACTCTCATCATCGTCTTGTTAACCTTTGCTATTGTTGTATTGCGCTATGGCTTTAACCTAGGCTGGATTGCTTTACAAGAAGCTGTTTTATATGCCCATGGCTGTATTTTTATGTTGGGGGCTGCGTTTACCCTAAAACATGACGGCCATGTTCGGGTCGATATTTTTTATCAACGCTTTTCCTATCAGAAAAAGGCCTTGGTCAATTTACTGGGAACGATTTTTTTATTGCTACCTGTATGTGTTTTTATTGGTTACATCAGTTTTGACTATATTGCCTTGTCTTGGCGCATTTTAGAAAAGTCTAATGAACCCGGTGGGCTGCCATTAGTATATTTAAATAAGACACTCATTCTTTTGTTGGTTGTCACCCTTTCTTTGCAAGGCCTTGCCGAGTTGTGCCGCAATGCACATATTTTGCTTACGCGCTCACAGTCGTCTTCAACAGCGGACGATGCAACGCAGGAGGGTCGCTGA
- a CDS encoding TRAP transporter large permease subunit, giving the protein MEFLALVMFACVCIVLLFGYPVALTLAGTSLLFAGVSTLFGAFDSAFLSALPSRYYGILTNQTLLAVPLFVFMGMVLERAKIAEELLTSMAQLFGRFRGGLAISVIFVGMLLAASTGIVGATVVTMGLLSLPTMLKAGYSPRFSTGVICATGTLGQIIPPSIALVLLGDVLSNSYQLAQLKLGNFNPDTISVGDLFAAAVLPGLLLVAMYTCYTIFVTLFASEGVPAPAESKISEQSKINWLRLINALVPPLLLMVLVLGSILAGYATPTEAAGVGAFGALLLALINGALTLANLKQVTIGTMKITSMVFLILIGASLFSLVFRGLGGDELIHDFFQQLPGGAISAMLIVMLVIFLLGFILDFIEITFVVIPIVAPILLMMDINPLWLGIMIAVNLQTSFLTPPFGFSLFYLRGVADKAIKTGQIYKGVIPFIVMQLLLLAALALWPELVTWLPELIYSR; this is encoded by the coding sequence ATGGAATTTTTAGCCTTAGTGATGTTTGCTTGTGTTTGTATTGTGTTGTTGTTTGGCTATCCAGTCGCATTAACGTTAGCAGGGACATCGTTATTATTTGCAGGTGTTTCGACGTTATTTGGTGCATTCGATAGTGCTTTTTTATCTGCATTACCGTCACGCTATTATGGCATTTTAACCAATCAAACCTTACTTGCTGTGCCGTTATTTGTGTTTATGGGCATGGTACTTGAGCGTGCCAAAATCGCCGAAGAGTTATTAACATCAATGGCACAGTTATTTGGCAGGTTTCGTGGCGGTTTAGCTATTTCGGTGATTTTCGTTGGTATGTTATTGGCTGCGAGTACCGGCATTGTTGGTGCAACCGTGGTGACTATGGGACTGTTGTCGCTACCAACCATGCTTAAAGCCGGTTACAGTCCGCGCTTTTCAACCGGGGTTATTTGTGCGACGGGCACTTTAGGGCAAATTATCCCGCCATCGATAGCCTTAGTATTGCTCGGAGATGTGCTATCGAACTCATACCAATTGGCGCAGTTGAAGTTAGGTAATTTTAACCCTGATACCATCAGTGTCGGTGATTTGTTTGCCGCAGCGGTATTACCTGGCTTGCTATTGGTGGCCATGTACACATGTTACACCATTTTCGTGACGCTGTTTGCGAGCGAAGGAGTACCAGCGCCTGCAGAGTCGAAAATATCAGAGCAGAGCAAGATTAACTGGTTGCGATTAATTAACGCGTTAGTGCCGCCATTGTTGCTGATGGTATTGGTGCTGGGTTCTATTTTGGCCGGTTATGCAACGCCGACAGAAGCTGCAGGGGTTGGTGCTTTTGGTGCGCTGTTATTAGCCTTGATTAATGGTGCGTTAACACTTGCTAACCTGAAACAAGTAACCATTGGCACGATGAAAATCACCTCAATGGTGTTTTTGATTTTAATTGGTGCCAGCTTGTTTTCTTTAGTGTTTCGTGGCTTAGGCGGCGACGAGTTGATCCATGACTTTTTTCAGCAGCTCCCGGGTGGTGCCATATCGGCGATGTTGATTGTTATGTTGGTGATCTTTTTACTAGGGTTTATTCTCGATTTTATCGAGATCACCTTTGTGGTCATCCCCATTGTCGCCCCGATTTTATTGATGATGGATATCAACCCACTATGGCTGGGCATCATGATAGCGGTCAATTTACAGACCTCATTTTTGACACCACCATTTGGCTTTTCATTATTTTATTTACGTGGGGTTGCCGATAAGGCGATTAAAACAGGGCAAATCTATAAAGGCGTGATCCCTTTTATCGTCATGCAGTTGCTGTTATTGGCGGCGCTAGCGCTATGGCCCGAGTTGGTTACCTGGTTGCCAGAGTTAATATATTCACGCTAA
- a CDS encoding TRAP transporter substrate-binding protein, which yields MKRIKQLLAIASLLAIITGCGEQQQTTSQVAPQQTFKWKLVTSWPKNFPGLGVGPEKFAAHVNKMSNGRLTVDVFGAGQLVPGFEVFDAVSEGTAEMGHSGAYYWKGKMPAASFFAAVPFGMNALETNAWLHYGGGLELWQELYKPFGIMPLPGGNSGAQFAGWFNKEINSVEDLQGLKMRIGGIGGEVMSRAGAVPVNMPGGEIFSSLQSGALDASEWVGPYNDLAFGFYKAAKYYYSTAWQEPTATLEFLINEKAFNELPSDLQEIVKVAARAVHDDMLSEYTARNSSSLTALIEQHGVEVKTFPSEVINTLKQTTATVINDMVSEDVSVAKVWASYNDFYQQIKRYHQISEQAYLQNRQ from the coding sequence ATGAAACGAATCAAACAGCTACTTGCTATTGCGTCACTGTTGGCAATCATAACAGGTTGCGGTGAACAACAGCAGACAACTAGCCAAGTGGCACCGCAACAAACATTTAAATGGAAGCTGGTTACCTCGTGGCCGAAAAACTTTCCGGGCCTAGGTGTTGGTCCAGAAAAATTCGCTGCGCATGTGAATAAAATGAGTAATGGACGGCTAACCGTTGATGTGTTCGGTGCCGGTCAGTTGGTCCCAGGTTTTGAAGTCTTCGATGCGGTATCTGAAGGTACCGCCGAAATGGGCCATTCCGGTGCTTATTATTGGAAAGGCAAAATGCCTGCAGCATCATTTTTTGCTGCCGTGCCTTTTGGTATGAACGCGCTAGAGACTAATGCTTGGTTACATTACGGTGGCGGTTTGGAGTTATGGCAAGAGCTATACAAACCGTTTGGTATTATGCCGTTGCCAGGTGGTAATTCGGGCGCACAATTTGCCGGTTGGTTTAATAAAGAAATCAATTCTGTGGAAGATTTGCAGGGCTTGAAGATGCGCATAGGTGGTATTGGTGGTGAGGTAATGAGTCGCGCCGGTGCCGTACCTGTGAATATGCCTGGTGGTGAGATATTTTCATCGCTGCAAAGCGGCGCACTTGATGCCAGTGAATGGGTTGGCCCATATAACGATTTAGCCTTTGGTTTTTATAAAGCGGCGAAATACTACTATTCAACGGCATGGCAAGAGCCTACCGCGACCTTGGAATTTTTGATTAACGAAAAAGCTTTTAATGAATTGCCGAGCGATTTACAAGAAATAGTCAAAGTGGCAGCCCGAGCAGTGCACGATGATATGTTAAGTGAATACACTGCCCGTAATAGCTCTTCTTTAACCGCGTTAATCGAACAACACGGTGTCGAAGTAAAAACGTTTCCATCAGAGGTTATCAACACCTTAAAACAGACAACGGCGACAGTGATTAATGACATGGTCAGTGAAGATGTAAGCGTTGCCAAGGTATGGGCGTCATATAATGACTTTTATCAGCAGATAAAGCGTTATCACCAAATTAGTGAGCAAGCATATTTGCAAAACCGACAATAA